A genomic window from Sphingobacterium spiritivorum includes:
- a CDS encoding SusC/RagA family TonB-linked outer membrane protein, which translates to MKINQLPKALGHRKDCSYLVPAMERTGHYIYQYRIVIMKLKLFVLFACIAIGQSKATVFAQKFTLHERKVSLKVVFDKIEKSSNYVFFYDRKEVEEIGRINVNAIGMPLDQLLSILAKDNGFTYKIVKNNIAIKKSDKPRPQETIPISGIVRDSTGIIQGVSIQVKNKATIATSTDVNGRFILMVPADAVLTISMIGYKRQEIQINKQTAFDIFLEKDDAQLDEVVVIGFGTQKKQSLVSSVATVKGEELKGSNRSLSNSLAGKLPGLIAVQRSGEPGYDNSEFWIRGTSSFSGGTSPLILVDGIPRTMNDIEPDEIETFTLLKDAAATAVYGAEGANGVVLITSKRGIAQKTTIAYRGEYTTLRPTRIPKFASSADYLSIYNEGLMNEGKSAMFSDELIAKYRSGEDPDLYPNSQWWDLLMKENTNNTRHTLSFRGGGDRMKFFVSGAYFGESGLYKVSNDYNNNAGIKRYNLRSNIDLDVTKTTSLRVDLSGQYLQGNYPYNSATNIFERFSRIPPYLFPAKYSDGTLAGHPAQDANKVNPYNQLMEYGYRKEWRSFIQSRIDLNQKLDFLTEGLKVRGTISYDSEGFFNMSRYKAPKTFYATGRDDTGKLIFKQISNETTIGEPQETSSGLKKIYMEAAINYDRLFGNKHQVNGMLLTYQKEQQSNSDALAVRKQAYIGRGVYTFDNRYAIEANFGITGSEKFAEGYRYGFFPAVGIAYNISNEPFFGNELKKVINNLKVRASVGKTGNDDTGGARFLYRPTFSDAADNGYSWGIGSTGTLNKINGIVEGRFASPSLSWEIEIKRNYGIDLGFFNNSITLQVDYFDNRRSNILMQRRTISGVAGFRQAPFQNFGVVTNKGIEGGMNINHTFGEFKIGALGNFTFARNKIIEMDEIPQLHPWMNTTGTRINALNGMWISDGLYRENDFNVTLGTDGKKQYTLKDGIPTATTMPSPLPGDLKFKDLNGDGIVNEFDRSQDVANPIVPEIIYGFGLNLQYKGIYASVFFQGANNVSTNLNNQGNAFLPFQWGLTESNVRQEILESRWTEQNPSDNVFFPRVRVENLGNTNTATTWWVRDASFLRLKNVEIGYTLPKSLIERLKFRNTRLYIMGQNLYVWDKVKMYDPELGNSAAGTKYPLPRTWTFGLEITL; encoded by the coding sequence ATGAAAATTAATCAATTGCCCAAAGCATTAGGGCATAGAAAAGACTGCTCTTATCTCGTGCCCGCGATGGAGCGAACAGGACATTACATCTACCAATATCGTATAGTAATCATGAAACTCAAACTATTCGTACTATTTGCATGTATAGCAATAGGACAGAGTAAAGCCACCGTATTTGCCCAAAAATTTACTTTACACGAACGTAAGGTCTCGTTAAAAGTAGTTTTTGACAAAATCGAGAAAAGCTCAAATTATGTATTCTTCTATGACCGCAAAGAAGTAGAAGAAATAGGCAGAATTAATGTAAATGCCATTGGAATGCCGCTGGATCAGTTACTATCCATACTGGCAAAGGACAATGGATTTACTTATAAAATCGTGAAGAATAATATCGCGATAAAAAAGAGCGATAAACCCCGACCACAGGAAACGATTCCGATCAGCGGAATTGTAAGGGATTCTACAGGTATCATTCAGGGAGTATCTATACAGGTCAAAAACAAAGCCACCATTGCCACTTCCACAGATGTCAATGGCCGGTTTATTCTGATGGTTCCTGCGGATGCAGTATTGACTATCAGTATGATCGGATATAAGCGTCAGGAGATACAGATCAATAAGCAGACGGCGTTTGATATTTTTCTTGAAAAAGATGATGCACAACTGGATGAAGTCGTGGTTATCGGATTTGGAACGCAAAAGAAACAAAGTCTGGTCAGTTCTGTAGCAACAGTAAAAGGAGAAGAGCTGAAAGGATCCAACCGTAGTCTGAGTAACAGTCTGGCCGGAAAATTACCAGGGCTGATTGCTGTACAGCGATCCGGCGAACCGGGCTATGACAACTCCGAGTTCTGGATACGGGGTACCAGCTCTTTCTCCGGAGGGACGAGCCCGCTTATACTGGTGGACGGTATACCGCGTACTATGAATGATATAGAACCGGATGAAATCGAAACGTTCACCTTACTTAAAGATGCAGCAGCAACAGCCGTTTATGGTGCCGAAGGTGCAAATGGTGTCGTGTTAATTACTTCCAAAAGAGGTATTGCACAGAAAACAACTATTGCTTACCGCGGAGAATACACTACTCTCAGACCTACACGTATCCCTAAGTTTGCGAGTTCAGCAGACTATCTGAGTATCTACAATGAAGGTCTTATGAATGAAGGTAAATCAGCTATGTTTTCGGATGAGCTGATTGCTAAGTACAGATCCGGAGAAGACCCTGATCTGTATCCCAATAGCCAATGGTGGGATCTACTCATGAAAGAAAATACCAACAACACGAGACATACACTGAGCTTCAGAGGGGGAGGAGACCGTATGAAATTCTTTGTGTCAGGTGCTTATTTCGGTGAAAGCGGACTGTACAAAGTATCCAATGATTATAACAACAATGCTGGTATCAAGAGATACAATCTTCGTTCAAATATAGATCTGGATGTGACGAAAACCACTTCTCTAAGGGTAGATCTCAGTGGTCAGTATTTACAGGGGAACTATCCTTACAATTCGGCAACAAATATTTTTGAACGTTTTTCCAGAATCCCGCCGTATCTCTTTCCTGCAAAATATTCGGACGGAACACTTGCCGGCCATCCTGCACAGGATGCCAATAAAGTCAATCCTTACAACCAGCTGATGGAATACGGATACCGGAAAGAATGGCGTTCGTTTATCCAGTCCCGAATAGACCTGAACCAAAAGCTGGACTTCCTGACAGAAGGCCTGAAAGTAAGAGGTACAATTAGTTACGATTCAGAAGGATTCTTTAATATGTCGCGATACAAAGCACCAAAGACATTCTATGCAACTGGAAGGGATGATACCGGAAAGTTGATTTTCAAACAGATCAGTAATGAAACTACTATTGGAGAACCGCAGGAAACCAGCTCAGGGCTGAAAAAAATCTATATGGAAGCCGCCATCAATTATGACCGTTTGTTTGGGAATAAGCATCAGGTAAACGGGATGCTATTGACATACCAGAAAGAGCAACAGTCCAATTCGGATGCCTTAGCTGTACGTAAACAGGCTTATATAGGTAGAGGTGTCTATACTTTTGATAACCGATATGCTATAGAAGCTAACTTCGGTATCACCGGATCAGAAAAATTTGCAGAAGGATATCGTTATGGCTTTTTCCCGGCTGTAGGTATTGCATACAATATTTCCAATGAACCTTTTTTCGGAAATGAGCTTAAGAAAGTGATCAATAACCTGAAAGTGAGAGCATCCGTAGGAAAAACCGGAAACGACGATACCGGAGGTGCACGATTCCTGTATCGCCCTACATTTTCAGATGCTGCAGACAACGGCTACAGCTGGGGTATAGGAAGTACAGGTACACTGAATAAAATAAATGGTATAGTGGAAGGGCGATTTGCTTCACCTTCGCTTTCATGGGAAATTGAGATTAAAAGAAATTATGGTATAGATCTGGGCTTTTTCAATAACTCTATTACCTTACAGGTTGATTATTTTGACAACAGAAGAAGTAATATCTTGATGCAGCGCCGTACGATATCCGGTGTAGCCGGATTCAGACAGGCTCCTTTCCAGAATTTTGGTGTAGTGACCAATAAAGGGATAGAAGGTGGAATGAATATCAACCATACCTTCGGAGAGTTCAAAATAGGAGCATTGGGTAATTTTACATTTGCCCGCAACAAAATAATAGAAATGGATGAAATCCCGCAGTTACATCCGTGGATGAATACAACAGGGACACGTATCAATGCACTGAACGGTATGTGGATTTCAGATGGCCTTTACAGAGAAAATGATTTTAATGTAACCCTGGGTACTGACGGTAAAAAACAATATACCCTGAAAGATGGAATCCCTACAGCCACCACGATGCCTAGTCCCTTGCCGGGCGATCTGAAGTTTAAGGATCTGAATGGCGACGGAATTGTAAACGAATTTGACCGTTCGCAGGATGTTGCCAATCCTATAGTGCCGGAGATTATCTATGGATTCGGACTCAATCTGCAGTACAAAGGCATCTATGCCAGTGTATTTTTCCAGGGCGCTAATAATGTGTCGACCAATCTTAATAATCAGGGAAATGCTTTTCTGCCTTTTCAGTGGGGACTGACGGAAAGTAATGTCAGACAGGAAATACTGGAAAGCCGCTGGACCGAACAAAATCCTTCGGATAATGTTTTCTTTCCCCGTGTTCGTGTTGAGAACCTGGGAAATACCAATACTGCTACAACATGGTGGGTACGTGACGCTTCATTTTTGAGATTGAAAAATGTAGAGATCGGTTATACATTACCCAAATCTCTTATTGAACGCCTGAAGTTCAGAAATACCCGATTGTATATTATGGGACAAAACCTTTATGTATGGGATAAAGTGAAAATGTATGATCCGGAACTGGGTAACAGTGCAGCAGGTACCAAATATCCGTTGCCTCGTACATGGACATTCGGACTGGAAATCACACTTTAA
- a CDS encoding FecR family protein yields MMNPKQIEELIRKCLNGEATDEEQQLLNSYLEQISQHDLPIPEDRLSDMKQESWTKLQQKFVGNEPLQQKKGTKRWIWTAAAAAVVFAMVTGILFLRSPKVDKQPLSAKRAFADTVVYPATDKAYLVLANGGTIDLETPESAQKEVKQQLDANINIDKGMISFRNTDKNKEAAGLYQTLVVPAGATYKLTLSDGTRVWMNAASRLKFPLGFEKDRRMVEMDGEAYFEVAKDKDRPFIIKSRRQEVKVLGTSFNLTDFANDKNSRTTLVEGSVEITNRKNNQKLYMKPGEQTIAGEQFRKMKVDPSPYIAWKNGYFDFTESNSLVDGMKQIERWYNVKVIFTNPNENRSWAGKMKRNMTLNELVGQLNFTGIKCEIENRNTVKNLIIN; encoded by the coding sequence ATGATGAACCCAAAGCAAATCGAAGAGCTTATACGTAAATGTCTCAATGGAGAAGCAACTGATGAAGAGCAACAGTTGCTTAATTCTTACCTGGAACAGATAAGTCAGCATGATCTGCCTATTCCTGAGGATCGTCTTTCTGATATGAAGCAGGAATCATGGACAAAATTACAGCAGAAATTTGTTGGTAACGAACCCCTGCAACAAAAGAAAGGTACTAAACGCTGGATTTGGACTGCGGCTGCTGCTGCGGTCGTTTTTGCTATGGTCACAGGAATATTATTCCTTCGCTCTCCAAAAGTTGACAAACAACCCCTGTCCGCAAAGAGGGCGTTCGCAGATACGGTCGTGTATCCGGCGACAGATAAAGCTTATCTGGTACTTGCAAATGGCGGTACAATAGACCTGGAAACACCTGAAAGTGCGCAGAAAGAAGTAAAACAACAACTGGATGCAAATATCAACATCGATAAGGGTATGATCTCCTTCAGAAATACCGATAAAAATAAAGAAGCCGCCGGGTTATATCAGACACTTGTCGTGCCTGCAGGAGCTACTTATAAACTAACGCTATCGGATGGGACCAGAGTCTGGATGAACGCTGCTTCCAGATTAAAATTTCCGTTAGGATTTGAGAAGGACAGAAGAATGGTGGAAATGGATGGCGAAGCATATTTTGAGGTAGCTAAAGATAAGGACAGGCCATTTATTATAAAAAGCAGACGGCAGGAAGTAAAAGTGCTGGGTACTTCATTTAATCTGACAGATTTTGCAAATGACAAAAACAGCAGAACAACTTTGGTAGAGGGATCCGTAGAAATAACGAATCGTAAAAATAACCAGAAACTGTATATGAAGCCGGGAGAACAAACAATAGCCGGAGAGCAATTCAGGAAAATGAAAGTCGATCCATCTCCTTATATCGCCTGGAAAAACGGATATTTTGATTTCACGGAATCTAATAGTCTGGTCGATGGTATGAAACAGATTGAACGCTGGTACAATGTGAAAGTGATTTTTACGAATCCAAATGAAAACAGAAGCTGGGCCGGAAAAATGAAAAGAAATATGACGCTAAATGAACTGGTAGGACAACTCAACTTTACCGGAATCAAATGTGAGATAGAAAACAGAAATACAGTCAAAAACCTAATTATAAATTAA
- a CDS encoding RNA polymerase sigma-70 factor, translating to MADSQLTDFRQKEEAFVMRKLHDRQWQKLLHFCYNIVGEEAEAQDIVQDSFMAIWKIRDRWETIESLDNYLFMVCRNNALALLKKQKEIRRLAEDIAIHLQNRIQHSVLEHIYASETNQHIQGHIQTFPAKMKEVFLLSREEELSQKEIAAKLAISENTVKKQINNVLKVLKKKL from the coding sequence ATGGCAGATAGTCAATTAACAGATTTTCGTCAAAAAGAAGAGGCATTTGTAATGCGTAAGCTGCATGACCGACAGTGGCAGAAGTTGTTACATTTCTGTTACAATATAGTTGGCGAGGAAGCAGAAGCGCAGGATATCGTGCAGGATTCTTTTATGGCAATATGGAAGATAAGAGATCGTTGGGAAACTATCGAAAGTCTGGATAATTACCTCTTTATGGTCTGTAGAAATAATGCCCTGGCTTTACTCAAAAAGCAAAAGGAGATCAGACGTCTTGCTGAAGATATTGCGATTCACCTTCAAAATCGGATACAGCATAGCGTCCTGGAACATATATATGCTTCCGAAACAAACCAACATATACAGGGACATATTCAAACTTTTCCTGCAAAGATGAAAGAGGTTTTTCTGTTAAGCCGCGAAGAAGAGCTGAGTCAGAAGGAAATTGCAGCGAAATTAGCTATCTCAGAAAACACTGTTAAAAAGCAGATTAACAATGTGTTAAAAGTTTTGAAGAAAAAACTTTAA
- a CDS encoding TonB-dependent siderophore receptor: protein MKTKIAIFLALCSLMSFSYAQTSRITGIVKTSDGHIAENVVVLLNGGKASKVSELGVYEFNNLKPGNYKITARHIGLTSRTIEAKVSEGETKVVDFIMADTKRQLDEVLVEGLKGLVEEQPSSSLRVQTPLLELPQSVQVISSSVLSKQQIFNLADGAIRNVSGVSRQSHWNDMYVNIHMRGSQIQAFRNGMNVVSSFWSPLSEDMSTVERIEFVKGPAGFMMSSGDPAGIYNVVTKKPTAENKGEVTFSAGSFEALRSTLDLNGRLSKDGKLLMRMNVAADRKSSFRPNENNKRFVIAPVLSYELNEDTKLTFEYTYQKAKMTDVGSAYVMSPFGYKSLPRDFTFSMPGLEPFNVDEHSAFLTIEHQLSKDWKLTGQGAYFNYNQIGASSWPKDIAADGKVIRKSDIWDAQSEMAMGQIFLNGQVRTGGVRHRILAGLDVGDKKYDADWNQSQVLDSLNGGEFDPQNPDYTPDFGFKPFDRSLPVSQRSATGGGAMATKYSSVYIQDELGFFEDALRLTLAGRLTTMSVANWGGKPVKSTKVTPRLGLSYSIDKLTSVYGLYDQAFLPQNGILFDGSEVKPITGNNMELGIKRDWFGGKWNTTLAVYQIVKNHEITSYGPRPEMSMEIGQKKVKGIELDIKGEILKGLNVIANYAYTDGEITKLNEGVGNQFFVGQRLDGADKHIANVWLDYELISGKLKGLSFNAGMSSNSDRATGFYSNDNPEYNLEDYLRFDGGLGYRHKAFSVRLNVNNLLDKYLLAGGAYYTNYFTTPVYSWQADAPRNYRLTMSCKF, encoded by the coding sequence ATGAAAACAAAAATTGCTATCTTTTTAGCACTATGCTCTTTAATGAGCTTCAGTTATGCACAGACTTCCCGCATCACTGGTATCGTCAAAACAAGTGACGGACATATTGCCGAAAATGTTGTAGTCCTGCTGAACGGAGGAAAAGCATCCAAAGTTTCGGAACTGGGAGTTTATGAATTCAATAACCTGAAGCCCGGCAATTACAAGATTACAGCCAGACATATTGGTCTGACTTCCAGGACCATCGAAGCGAAAGTATCGGAAGGAGAGACCAAAGTCGTTGATTTTATAATGGCAGATACCAAGCGGCAGCTTGATGAAGTGCTCGTAGAAGGCCTGAAAGGACTTGTAGAGGAGCAGCCTTCTTCCAGTCTTCGGGTGCAGACTCCACTTCTGGAACTACCACAAAGTGTGCAAGTCATCAGTTCTTCTGTCCTTTCCAAACAACAGATTTTTAATCTCGCAGACGGCGCGATACGCAATGTCAGTGGTGTGAGCAGACAGAGTCACTGGAATGATATGTATGTCAATATCCATATGCGCGGATCACAGATACAGGCATTTCGCAATGGAATGAATGTAGTAAGCTCATTCTGGAGTCCTTTATCGGAAGATATGTCTACAGTAGAGCGTATTGAATTTGTGAAAGGTCCCGCAGGCTTTATGATGTCCAGTGGTGACCCGGCAGGTATATATAATGTCGTTACTAAAAAACCGACAGCCGAAAATAAGGGAGAAGTAACTTTCTCCGCAGGAAGTTTTGAAGCCTTACGTTCCACTCTTGATCTGAATGGCAGATTGAGTAAAGATGGAAAGTTGCTGATGCGAATGAATGTCGCAGCGGATAGAAAATCTTCATTCAGACCCAATGAAAACAACAAACGATTTGTAATCGCACCAGTATTATCTTATGAACTGAATGAGGATACGAAATTGACATTTGAATATACCTATCAAAAAGCTAAAATGACCGATGTGGGATCTGCCTATGTGATGTCACCATTTGGTTATAAATCTCTGCCACGTGATTTTACCTTTTCAATGCCCGGACTGGAGCCGTTTAATGTAGACGAGCATAGTGCCTTTCTGACTATAGAACATCAGCTATCCAAAGACTGGAAACTGACAGGACAGGGCGCCTATTTTAATTACAATCAGATAGGAGCGAGCAGCTGGCCGAAAGATATCGCAGCAGACGGCAAAGTGATTCGTAAATCAGACATATGGGATGCTCAGAGCGAAATGGCTATGGGACAGATTTTTCTGAACGGACAGGTTCGTACGGGTGGCGTACGGCACCGCATACTGGCTGGTCTTGACGTGGGAGATAAAAAATATGATGCAGACTGGAATCAGTCTCAGGTACTGGATTCTCTAAACGGAGGAGAGTTTGATCCTCAAAATCCGGATTATACGCCTGATTTTGGTTTTAAACCCTTCGACAGAAGTCTTCCTGTAAGTCAGCGTTCGGCAACTGGAGGTGGTGCTATGGCTACGAAATACTCCTCTGTGTATATACAGGACGAACTTGGTTTCTTTGAAGATGCTTTGCGTCTTACATTAGCAGGCCGCCTGACTACCATGTCCGTTGCAAACTGGGGTGGTAAACCTGTGAAAAGTACCAAAGTAACGCCCAGACTGGGATTATCCTATTCCATTGATAAACTTACCTCTGTATACGGACTATACGATCAGGCTTTTCTGCCGCAGAACGGAATACTGTTTGACGGCTCTGAAGTAAAACCAATAACCGGTAATAATATGGAATTGGGTATAAAAAGAGATTGGTTTGGTGGAAAATGGAATACTACCCTTGCCGTCTATCAGATCGTGAAAAACCATGAAATCACTTCTTACGGGCCGCGTCCGGAGATGAGCATGGAAATCGGGCAGAAAAAAGTTAAAGGAATCGAACTGGATATTAAAGGAGAGATTCTCAAAGGACTGAATGTTATTGCCAATTATGCCTACACAGACGGAGAGATTACGAAACTTAATGAAGGCGTTGGAAATCAGTTCTTCGTAGGACAGCGACTTGACGGTGCAGATAAGCATATTGCAAATGTGTGGCTGGATTATGAATTGATAAGTGGAAAATTAAAAGGATTGAGTTTTAATGCAGGTATGTCCAGCAACAGCGATCGAGCTACAGGATTTTATTCGAATGATAATCCGGAATATAATCTGGAGGATTACCTGCGTTTTGACGGAGGACTGGGCTACAGACACAAAGCATTTTCAGTCCGCCTCAATGTCAATAATCTGCTGGACAAATATCTTCTGGCCGGAGGAGCTTATTATACGAATTACTTTACTACTCCGGTATATTCCTGGCAGGCAGATGCTCCCCGAAATTACAGACTGACTATGAGCTGCAAATTCTAA
- a CDS encoding DMT family transporter — MKKSYLVLHIAVILAGFTGIFGKLITVNEGLLVWYRVLFSAIILWIILKLFHVSRHITTKEKFDIAKIGMFITLHWVFFYASIKYSNISVGVVCYCLTSFFTAVFDPLINRRKFNVNELLLSVLTLAGIALIFHFDSSYQLGIGLGIISSAFAALYTLFNERIVKNYDSRLINYYQMIGGTIGLGILMPFYLYAFPVQTVLPDLRDIGYLVLLASFCTVGLYILFAESLKKIPAFTVNLSFNLEPVYAIILAFLFFNESKQLNLFFYIGLLLVMISVVLQTIVSLKKSS, encoded by the coding sequence ATGAAAAAATCATATCTGGTATTACATATTGCTGTAATACTTGCAGGTTTTACCGGTATATTCGGAAAACTTATCACTGTCAATGAAGGCCTTCTGGTCTGGTACAGAGTCTTATTCTCTGCTATTATCCTATGGATAATCTTAAAACTATTCCATGTTTCCAGACACATTACAACAAAAGAAAAATTTGATATTGCCAAAATCGGCATGTTCATTACGCTGCACTGGGTATTTTTCTATGCCAGTATCAAATATTCCAATATCTCCGTGGGTGTAGTCTGCTATTGTTTAACCAGTTTTTTCACCGCTGTCTTTGACCCGCTCATTAACCGCCGTAAATTCAATGTGAATGAGCTACTCCTAAGTGTGCTGACATTAGCAGGTATAGCCTTAATTTTTCATTTTGATTCGTCCTATCAGTTAGGCATAGGCCTGGGAATTATTTCATCCGCCTTTGCAGCTCTGTATACGTTATTCAATGAGCGTATTGTGAAAAACTATGACAGCAGGCTTATCAATTACTACCAAATGATAGGTGGAACTATAGGATTAGGAATATTGATGCCGTTTTATCTGTATGCATTTCCTGTACAAACCGTCCTTCCGGATCTGAGAGATATCGGATATCTGGTACTACTGGCGTCCTTCTGTACTGTAGGGCTTTATATTCTATTTGCGGAATCCCTCAAAAAGATTCCGGCATTTACGGTAAATCTGAGTTTTAATCTCGAACCTGTTTATGCGATCATACTGGCTTTTCTGTTTTTTAATGAGAGTAAGCAATTAAACCTGTTCTTTTACATAGGTTTACTACTGGTAATGATCTCTGTGGTCTTACAAACTATCGTATCTTTAAAAAAATCCAGCTAA
- a CDS encoding TonB-dependent receptor, producing MRGIILMILSLLVMHQKVHSQQYAEGNIRNSTDAMIPYVTVSLIDVNHKVIKSLRADSKGNFKIEIAKELNRDSLLLEFKHIAYVTQQIALSSRSVAYAVKLEDKPISLDEVQVKSKPRIRQNGDTTSYKMGSFTSAEDRNIGDAIRRMPGMEVDDAGVIKYNGTKVSNMYIDGDDLLNEGYGIGTRTIKPEMIEDLEVIQGHEHRKVKQGLSKSDQVAINLKVKEDVKLKWSGQARAGAGLPYGVETDNNAMTFNKKFKTLNNLQGNTVGDDMSKEVTATHSFDLTSATSAGSPDIPLNRYNKNHSLAINLNNLYNLNKNWQLKNNVNLWGDRVNRQSSNLQNYRIDDQLISYDDRIETKSRAMYGNISLGLESNTDNYFFKNQFAFKAGSLKDNSFITNNNNDFLQQDRDQSYRFSNSLEYIPKLRNKNILTVYSNINAGRHKENLSISPGIMKDILNADNPYKEVRQQVKTPELSFNAGASYTLPGRIMNQEYKANYQYRDIRLESDLRLADLDHQVRPVYGFVDNAFRWKENVVEISGTWDAKFKKSELQVRLPVQYGRWNLADENFDFRDVENRVFFNPVASFKQYVYNKDYINLSYALRNVTGAIDNIYKGKILVNFRDLIANDARFDVRKQQNMMLDYSFQRPLELLYMNASLSYSQMNANNIVSRNLTASGIQSVFIPLKNKMNTLNSSFGVSKYFAGLKTSASLKSAYNITHYNQLLNEQLLPYKNAELIVEPTVEFKGIQGVTLSYKSIWTMSGNTVDQELATTSAFDSKNQLWVNNLSMMYVPFFNFFVKGSVAHRKLEQTNLKSIQNTFLDMNIRYKVPKWKMEFELEMRNLTNIKMYESYAISAVQESISRYPLNGSLSLFRMSYLF from the coding sequence ATGAGAGGCATTATTCTGATGATCCTAAGCCTTCTGGTAATGCACCAGAAGGTCCATTCTCAACAATATGCGGAGGGAAATATACGCAACAGTACAGATGCCATGATTCCTTATGTTACTGTCTCGCTGATAGATGTTAATCACAAAGTCATCAAGTCACTGCGGGCAGATAGTAAAGGGAATTTTAAAATAGAGATTGCAAAAGAACTGAACCGTGATAGTTTGCTCCTGGAATTCAAACATATTGCCTACGTTACACAGCAGATCGCATTGTCATCACGTTCTGTAGCATATGCAGTCAAACTGGAAGATAAGCCAATCTCACTGGACGAAGTACAGGTGAAGAGCAAACCGCGGATCCGGCAGAACGGAGATACCACGAGTTATAAAATGGGGTCTTTTACTTCTGCAGAAGACCGGAATATAGGCGATGCTATCCGCAGAATGCCCGGTATGGAGGTGGATGATGCCGGCGTGATCAAGTATAATGGAACGAAAGTATCCAATATGTATATTGACGGAGATGATCTTTTAAATGAAGGCTATGGAATAGGAACACGTACCATAAAACCTGAAATGATTGAAGATCTGGAAGTCATACAGGGACATGAACATCGGAAAGTCAAACAGGGGCTGTCTAAATCGGATCAGGTTGCTATCAACCTGAAAGTAAAAGAAGATGTCAAACTCAAATGGTCAGGCCAGGCGAGGGCAGGAGCCGGATTACCTTATGGAGTAGAGACCGATAATAATGCAATGACATTCAATAAAAAATTTAAAACATTGAATAACCTGCAGGGAAATACTGTCGGAGATGATATGTCAAAGGAAGTCACAGCAACACATTCCTTTGACCTGACCTCCGCTACTTCCGCAGGCAGTCCCGATATACCGCTTAACAGATATAACAAAAACCACTCGTTGGCTATCAATCTGAATAACTTGTACAATCTGAACAAAAACTGGCAACTGAAGAATAATGTCAATCTGTGGGGAGACCGGGTAAACAGACAGAGCAGTAATCTCCAGAATTACAGAATTGATGATCAGCTGATCAGTTACGATGATCGTATAGAGACGAAGTCCAGAGCTATGTACGGAAATATAAGCCTGGGGCTGGAGTCGAATACAGATAATTATTTTTTCAAAAATCAATTCGCCTTCAAGGCAGGAAGTTTAAAGGATAACTCCTTTATAACGAACAACAACAATGATTTTTTGCAGCAGGATCGTGATCAGTCCTACCGGTTCAGTAATAGTCTGGAATATATCCCTAAGCTCCGGAATAAAAATATACTGACCGTGTACAGTAATATAAATGCAGGCCGCCATAAGGAAAATCTTAGCATTTCACCTGGTATTATGAAGGATATTCTGAATGCAGATAATCCTTATAAAGAGGTAAGGCAGCAGGTAAAAACGCCTGAGCTTTCCTTCAATGCGGGAGCAAGCTACACTTTGCCCGGACGTATCATGAATCAGGAGTATAAGGCAAATTATCAATATAGAGACATACGTCTGGAATCTGATCTGCGACTGGCAGATTTGGATCATCAGGTCAGACCTGTCTATGGATTTGTGGATAATGCTTTCAGATGGAAAGAGAATGTTGTTGAAATTTCAGGTACCTGGGATGCAAAATTCAAAAAATCTGAATTACAGGTGAGACTACCGGTACAGTATGGACGATGGAATCTGGCAGATGAGAATTTTGATTTTCGTGATGTGGAGAACCGTGTTTTCTTTAATCCAGTAGCTTCTTTTAAACAATATGTATATAACAAGGATTACATCAATCTGTCCTATGCGCTCAGAAATGTAACAGGTGCAATAGATAACATTTACAAAGGGAAAATTTTGGTCAATTTCAGAGACCTGATCGCCAATGATGCACGTTTTGATGTACGCAAACAGCAGAATATGATGTTGGATTACAGCTTTCAGCGTCCTTTGGAGCTGCTTTATATGAATGCTTCACTTTCTTATTCGCAAATGAATGCCAACAATATTGTTTCCCGGAATCTGACAGCATCAGGGATACAGTCGGTCTTTATTCCACTTAAAAATAAGATGAATACGCTGAATTCCAGCTTTGGTGTGAGTAAGTACTTTGCAGGCCTCAAGACCTCTGCTTCACTGAAATCTGCTTATAACATTACGCATTACAATCAGCTATTGAATGAGCAGTTGCTGCCTTATAAGAATGCTGAGCTGATTGTTGAGCCAACTGTCGAATTTAAAGGTATTCAGGGAGTAACCTTAAGTTACAAAAGCATATGGACTATGTCCGGAAATACCGTCGACCAGGAACTGGCTACAACCTCAGCTTTTGACTCAAAAAACCAATTATGGGTCAACAATCTGAGTATGATGTATGTGCCTTTCTTTAATTTCTTTGTCAAAGGAAGTGTAGCGCACCGGAAATTGGAACAGACCAATCTGAAAAGTATTCAGAATACTTTTCTGGATATGAATATCAGATATAAGGTTCCGAAATGGAAAATGGAATTTGAGCTGGAGATGCGAAATCTGACCAATATAAAAATGTATGAGTCTTATGCAATCAGTGCTGTGCAGGAAAGTATTTCAAGATATCCGCTCAACGGGAGCCTTTCTTTATTCAGAATGAGTTATCTGTTCTGA